A portion of the Musa acuminata AAA Group cultivar baxijiao chromosome BXJ1-1, Cavendish_Baxijiao_AAA, whole genome shotgun sequence genome contains these proteins:
- the LOC135677512 gene encoding uncharacterized protein LOC135677512, which translates to MKKKKKRRWLQRGLQREAVGRGGKKRGRRWRREEEEEEAEEEEEEEERRIAAARLQRGGVWLWGGKGKRRRREGEEEGKERQLQQPGLQHLCFPQVETEERMCGALRMKREEEEEEEEEEEEEEEEEEEEEEEEDSCGKAAARRCVALGRKREEWKRRRRRRGRERGVIPLFPAEETEERVCVTPGKKGLQLRRWQLQLEEKKKRKMSRGGGRGCGRGCGRDCSSCSGERRRRKEGEGRGEGKEVAAAAVVAAAAMAGKEEEKKERKKKRKGRRGRREEEEKGLRLRRWQLQLWQGKRKRKGRRREREGEEEERKRRRGCGCGDGSGSCGCGDGSGSCGCGDGSGSCGWERREGKEEEEKGKERKKRGRGEGVAAAAVAAAVG; encoded by the coding sequence atgaagaagaagaagaagaggaggtggctgcagcgagggctgcagcgagaagctgtggggcgtggggggaagaagagaggaagaagatggagaagagaagaagaagaagaagaagcagaagaagaagaagaagaagaagagaggaggatagctgcggcaaggctgcagcgaggaggtgtgtggctttggggaggaaaagggaagaggagaagaagagaaggagaagaagagggaaaagagaggcagctgcagcagccagggctgcagcacctctgtttcccgcaggtggaaacagaggagaggatgtgtggggcgttgaggatgaaaagggaagaagaagaagaagaagaagaagaagaagaagaagaagaagaagaagaagaagaagaagaagaagaagaagatagctgcggcaaggctgcagcgaggagatgtgtggccttggggaggaaaagggaagagtggaagaggagaagaagaagaagaggaagagaaagaggtgtgatacctctgtttcctgcagaggaaacagaggagagggtgtgtgtgacgccggggaagaaggggctgcagctgcggcgatggcagctgcagctggaagagaagaagaagaggaagatgagcaggggaggaggaagaggttgcggccgtggctgcggccgcgactgcagcagttgcagcggggagagaagaagaagaaaggaaggagaaggaagaggagaagggaaagaagtagctgcggctgcggttgtggcagctgcagctatggcagggaaagaggaagagaaaaaggaaaggaagaagaagagaaagggaaggagaggaagaagagaggaagaggagaaggggctgcggctgcggcgatggcagctgcagctgtggcaaggaaagagaaaaaggaaaggaagaagaagagaaagggaaggagaggaagaagagaggaagaggagaaggggctgcggctgcggtgatggcagcggcagctgcggctgcggtgatggcagcggcagctgcggctgcggtgatggcagcggcagctgtggctgggaaagaagagaaggaaaggaagaagaagagaaagggaaggagaggaagaagagaggaagaggagaaggggtggcagctgcggcagtggcagctgcagttggatga